From one Caldichromatium japonicum genomic stretch:
- a CDS encoding helix-turn-helix domain-containing protein: MQLTHKIALCPTPEQAVYFTCACACGAGRCVWNWALAEWKWQDSWCDRFAYCGRWFVAIQVEVADAAFYRRRMKRLVLTWALRRRPGFPMASLLNLLCASSSQDSRQTAFLQG, translated from the coding sequence ATGCAACTGACCCACAAAATCGCCCTTTGTCCGACGCCTGAGCAGGCGGTTTACTTCACCTGCGCCTGCGCCTGCGGCGCGGGGCGGTGTGTCTGGAATTGGGCGCTTGCCGAGTGGAAATGGCAAGATTCTTGGTGCGACCGTTTCGCGTACTGCGGACGCTGGTTCGTCGCCATTCAGGTTGAAGTGGCCGATGCTGCGTTCTATCGCAGGCGCATGAAACGACTGGTGTTGACCTGGGCGTTGAGGCGGCGGCCAGGCTTTCCAATGGCGAGTCTGTTGAATCTCCTCTGCGCTTCGTCGTCTCAGGATTCGAGGCAGACGGCTTTCTTGCAAGGTTGA
- a CDS encoding RNA-guided endonuclease InsQ/TnpB family protein, translating to MRGRRLSCKVEAAKVGAGFAPSARLPKGTRLPILKNRRKSSAMLARLHARIANVRADFTHKLTTQLCRENQGVVIEDLNVKGMLANERLARAISDLGFGMFCLQMEYKGKCYGVWLVLADRWDPSSRLCSVCGWENEMLALKDREWTCPQCGTRHDRDINAALNLKRLATATALPVASPSGNGGATAERVSAVVGKVTPVRDECAPHSGQEEHSAPVCALS from the coding sequence ATTCGAGGCAGACGGCTTTCTTGCAAGGTTGAGGCGGCCAAGGTCGGGGCTGGGTTTGCGCCAAGTGCCAGACTGCCAAAAGGCACAAGGCTTCCGATCTTGAAGAATCGAAGGAAATCCTCTGCGATGTTGGCAAGGCTGCACGCACGCATTGCCAATGTCCGAGCGGACTTCACACATAAGCTCACGACCCAGCTCTGCCGCGAAAACCAAGGGGTGGTGATTGAGGATTTGAACGTCAAGGGCATGCTGGCGAACGAACGGCTTGCCCGCGCCATCAGCGACCTGGGCTTTGGCATGTTCTGCTTGCAGATGGAATACAAGGGGAAATGCTACGGCGTCTGGTTGGTTTTAGCTGATCGCTGGGATCCGAGCAGCCGCCTGTGTTCGGTCTGTGGTTGGGAGAATGAGATGTTGGCGTTGAAGGATCGGGAATGGACGTGTCCTCAATGCGGCACGCGCCATGATCGGGACATCAATGCCGCGCTCAATCTCAAACGGCTGGCAACCGCAACTGCCCTACCCGTGGCGAGTCCGTCCGGTAACGGCGGCGCTACAGCAGAGAGGGTCTCTGCCGTAGTCGGGAAAGTCACGCCTGTCAGAGACGAATGCGCTCCGCATTCGGGGCAGGAAGAGCACAGCGCGCCTGTTTGCGCACTGTCTTGA
- the mtgA gene encoding monofunctional biosynthetic peptidoglycan transglycosylase, translating into MRWGSRLLVLGVLASLVPVLVLRWIDPPASAFMIRQAIASARLGQRPPADRYQWVDWGQIPASLKRAAIASEDQRFFTHLGLDPIEIRAALRRYWQGGRLRGASTISQQTAKNLFLWPGSGWGRKLLEGWLALLIELVWPKERILEVYLNIAQFGPATYGVEAASRRYFNCLAAALTAEQAALLIGVLPAPGHHQPDRPSESLQRRAWWILKQSRRLGGFSELPALKTVRKQARCALPAPNAERIRL; encoded by the coding sequence ATGCGCTGGGGGTCGCGTCTTTTGGTCCTGGGGGTCCTTGCGAGCCTTGTGCCGGTTTTGGTCCTGCGCTGGATCGACCCGCCGGCATCGGCCTTCATGATCCGCCAGGCCATTGCATCCGCCCGCCTGGGGCAGAGGCCGCCTGCTGACCGCTATCAATGGGTGGACTGGGGGCAAATCCCAGCAAGCCTCAAGCGGGCGGCCATCGCCAGCGAAGACCAGCGCTTCTTCACTCATCTCGGCCTCGATCCGATCGAGATCCGCGCGGCCCTGCGCAGATACTGGCAAGGGGGGCGGCTGCGCGGGGCAAGCACCATCAGCCAGCAGACCGCCAAAAACCTCTTTCTCTGGCCGGGTTCGGGCTGGGGACGAAAGCTTTTGGAAGGCTGGCTTGCGCTTTTGATCGAGCTCGTGTGGCCCAAGGAGCGTATCCTCGAGGTCTATCTCAATATCGCCCAATTCGGGCCGGCGACCTATGGGGTAGAGGCAGCGAGCCGGCGTTATTTCAATTGCTTAGCCGCCGCCTTGACCGCTGAACAGGCTGCGCTCTTAATCGGGGTCTTGCCGGCGCCGGGCCATCACCAGCCCGATCGCCCCTCGGAGTCGCTACAGCGCCGCGCCTGGTGGATCTTGAAACAAAGCCGGCGGCTGGGCGGGTTCAGTGAGCTGCCTGCTCTCAAGACAGTGCGCAAACAGGCGCGCTGTGCTCTTCCTGCCCCGAATGCGGAGCGCATTCGTCTCTGA
- a CDS encoding DUF2269 family protein: protein MLYALLKTIHLLGVVLLVGNAVVTLIWKLAADRTRNPQLIAFAQRLVTLADWWFTVGGVVLLMLGGYGAAAVAHLDLWRLDWLLWGQVLLVLSGALWLGILVPVQVQQGRQARSFAAGGPIPARYWQAGRRWTVWGILATLLLAVAIALMVFKPV, encoded by the coding sequence ATGCTCTATGCCCTCCTGAAGACCATCCATCTCCTCGGCGTGGTGCTGCTCGTCGGCAATGCCGTGGTGACCTTGATCTGGAAGCTCGCCGCCGACCGCACCCGCAATCCCCAGCTCATCGCCTTTGCCCAGCGTCTGGTGACCTTGGCCGACTGGTGGTTTACGGTCGGGGGGGTGGTCCTGCTCATGCTCGGCGGCTATGGGGCGGCGGCAGTGGCGCATCTGGACCTATGGCGGCTCGATTGGTTGCTCTGGGGGCAGGTGTTGCTGGTGCTTTCAGGGGCGCTGTGGTTGGGTATCCTGGTGCCGGTGCAGGTCCAGCAGGGACGTCAGGCGCGCTCCTTCGCTGCAGGCGGACCGATCCCGGCGCGCTACTGGCAGGCGGGCCGGCGCTGGACGGTCTGGGGGATCTTGGCGACCCTGCTCTTGGCGGTCGCCATCGCCTTGATGGTGTTTAAACCAGTGTAG
- a CDS encoding bile acid:sodium symporter family protein, giving the protein MREAFTPQLLLTRWFPLLALIAAALGFAFAPVISPWRAAVMPLLGMAMFGMGMTLKPSDFLAIVRRPGVVVLGVGLQFGLMPLLGWAVGLALHFPPELLIGMVLVGAAPGGTASNVICYLARGDVALSITLTAASTLLAVVMTPTMTWVYARAWVEVPILEMLRSIALVVLVPVGLGLLVRRLAGRVPWLGDWMPLLSVAAILVIIAMVVALNAGRLVSVGGLLLAGVILHNALGLGFGYWGARAFGQDLIRARTLSIEVGMQNSGLAVALALQSFAPASALPGTLFSVWHNLSGALLATWWAQHRLNAPSSSQTRHRSL; this is encoded by the coding sequence ATGCGCGAAGCATTCACCCCCCAGCTCCTCCTCACCCGTTGGTTTCCCCTCTTGGCCCTGATCGCCGCTGCCTTGGGCTTTGCCTTTGCCCCCGTGATCAGCCCGTGGCGCGCAGCGGTGATGCCCTTGTTGGGGATGGCGATGTTCGGGATGGGCATGACCCTCAAGCCGTCCGATTTCTTAGCGATCGTGCGGCGGCCTGGGGTGGTCGTCCTGGGGGTCGGTCTGCAATTCGGACTGATGCCCCTGCTCGGTTGGGCGGTGGGTCTGGCCTTGCACTTTCCGCCTGAGCTATTGATCGGGATGGTGCTGGTGGGGGCCGCGCCCGGGGGGACGGCATCGAATGTGATCTGTTATCTGGCGCGCGGCGATGTCGCGCTCTCCATCACCCTGACCGCAGCCTCGACGCTTTTGGCCGTAGTCATGACGCCCACCATGACCTGGGTCTATGCGCGTGCCTGGGTCGAGGTGCCGATCCTGGAGATGTTGCGCTCGATCGCCTTGGTGGTACTTGTGCCTGTGGGCCTGGGTCTCCTCGTCCGCAGGCTGGCGGGGAGGGTCCCGTGGCTTGGCGATTGGATGCCGCTGTTGTCAGTTGCGGCGATCCTCGTCATCATCGCCATGGTGGTCGCCCTCAATGCCGGGCGGCTTGTTTCGGTCGGCGGCTTGTTGCTGGCGGGAGTGATCCTGCACAACGCATTGGGTCTTGGGTTCGGCTATTGGGGTGCGCGGGCGTTTGGTCAGGACTTGATCCGCGCCCGCACCCTGAGTATCGAGGTCGGGATGCAAAACTCTGGGCTTGCGGTCGCCCTGGCGCTCCAGTCATTCGCCCCGGCCTCGGCTCTGCCCGGGACTCTGTTTTCGGTATGGCATAACCTCTCAGGCGCCCTGCTCGCCACTTGGTGGGCGCAGCATCGGCTCAACGCCCCCTCTTCTAGTCAGACAAGGCATCGATCCCTATGA
- a CDS encoding SPOR domain-containing protein → MPKDYHRAKPPPPSPPSTPPIRRKPNRSCLGWLIGGMALGVASSSILAPRDNPDIETAPATQAERPAAQPTFVYEKILREAEVDISKAPPPPPPAPLPQPPQAVAVSAQSPNPGAAAQGVPTPNAPASGTYLVQVASFGRAADAERLKAQLAQMGIAASIQTATLPNGKTAYRVRAGAYASREQAQQVSELLRRHGQNPMLVPLR, encoded by the coding sequence ATGCCCAAAGACTATCATCGCGCCAAACCGCCGCCACCCTCCCCACCCTCGACCCCACCGATCCGCCGCAAACCAAACCGCTCCTGTCTCGGTTGGCTGATCGGGGGGATGGCGTTGGGGGTGGCGAGCTCAAGCATTCTAGCCCCACGCGACAACCCAGACATAGAGACGGCGCCTGCGACCCAGGCCGAACGTCCGGCGGCCCAGCCGACCTTTGTCTATGAAAAGATCCTGCGCGAGGCCGAGGTCGATATCAGCAAGGCACCTCCACCGCCACCACCAGCCCCCTTGCCCCAGCCACCGCAGGCCGTTGCCGTCAGCGCCCAATCGCCCAACCCAGGCGCCGCGGCGCAGGGCGTACCAACACCGAATGCGCCGGCTAGCGGGACCTATCTGGTCCAGGTTGCCTCATTCGGGCGCGCCGCCGATGCCGAGCGCCTCAAGGCCCAGCTCGCCCAGATGGGGATCGCCGCCAGCATCCAGACGGCGACCCTCCCCAACGGCAAGACCGCCTATCGGGTGCGCGCCGGCGCCTATGCCAGCCGCGAGCAGGCCCAGCAGGTCAGCGAGCTCCTTAGGCGTCACGGTCAAAACCCGATGTTGGTTCCCCTGCGTTAA
- the argS gene encoding arginine--tRNA ligase, with protein sequence MKHEIAQLLSAALNSLIEQGEIVLDQPPEIQVERTKDPAHGDLATNLALLLAKPLRMKPRALAEQITARLPSSPWVARVEVAGPGFINFFLTESAYRSVIPQILAEGPGYGRSKIGAGQRVQVEFVSANPTGPLHVGHGRGAAYGAVVADLLEAVGFDVHREYYVNDAGRQMDILATSVWLRYLELCGEVLRFPSNGYRGDYVWDIAATLHREHGETYRVDAEEVFRGLPPDAPVEGEPQDQVGDKEAHIDALIATAKRLLGDNRYRYVFELGLNTILDDIREDLAQFGVTYQEWYSERSLAERGLVNRAIERLREAGYVYEHGGALWFRSSAFGDEKDRVVVRENGQTTYFASDIAYHLDKFERGFHRIIDIWGADHHGYIPRVKAALQALGKDPNRLDVLLVQFAVLYRGGEKVQMSTRSGEFVTLRALRREVGRDAARFFYVMRRCEQHLDFDLDLARSQSADNPVYYVQYAHARICAVLRQAAERGIAVELSPGERHLELLSETHEQALMRVLSRYPEVVEQAALKAEPHQLTQYLRELANEFHAYYNAHPFLVEDGRLRDARLKLILAIRQVLRNGLNLLGVSAPESM encoded by the coding sequence ATGAAGCACGAGATCGCCCAGCTCCTCTCCGCCGCCTTGAACTCGCTCATCGAACAGGGGGAGATTGTCCTGGATCAACCGCCAGAGATCCAGGTCGAGCGCACCAAGGACCCCGCCCACGGGGATCTGGCGACGAATCTGGCGCTTTTGCTCGCCAAACCCCTGAGGATGAAACCGCGCGCACTCGCCGAGCAGATCACCGCTCGCCTGCCGAGCTCGCCTTGGGTGGCGCGAGTCGAGGTCGCGGGGCCTGGGTTTATCAATTTTTTTCTGACCGAGTCTGCCTATCGCTCGGTGATCCCCCAGATCCTAGCAGAGGGTCCAGGGTATGGGCGAAGCAAGATCGGTGCAGGCCAAAGGGTCCAGGTCGAGTTCGTCTCAGCCAATCCGACCGGCCCCCTGCATGTAGGTCATGGACGCGGGGCGGCCTATGGTGCGGTGGTCGCCGATCTGCTCGAGGCGGTCGGCTTCGATGTCCACCGCGAGTACTATGTCAACGACGCCGGGCGGCAGATGGATATCCTCGCCACCTCGGTGTGGTTGCGTTATCTCGAGCTCTGCGGCGAGGTGCTGCGCTTTCCGAGCAACGGCTATCGCGGCGACTATGTCTGGGACATCGCTGCGACCCTGCACCGCGAGCACGGCGAGACCTATCGCGTGGATGCAGAAGAGGTCTTCCGTGGCCTGCCGCCCGACGCCCCGGTCGAGGGCGAGCCCCAGGACCAGGTCGGCGACAAGGAGGCGCATATCGATGCCCTGATTGCCACAGCCAAGCGTCTCCTGGGCGATAACCGCTATCGCTATGTCTTTGAGCTCGGCCTCAATACCATCCTCGATGACATCCGCGAGGACCTCGCCCAATTTGGGGTGACCTACCAGGAATGGTATTCGGAGCGCTCGCTGGCCGAACGGGGGCTCGTCAATCGCGCGATCGAGCGCCTGCGCGAGGCAGGGTATGTCTATGAGCATGGCGGGGCGCTGTGGTTTCGCTCAAGCGCCTTCGGCGATGAAAAGGACCGGGTGGTGGTGCGCGAAAATGGTCAGACGACCTATTTTGCCTCCGACATTGCCTATCACCTCGATAAGTTCGAGCGCGGGTTTCATCGCATCATCGATATCTGGGGCGCCGACCATCACGGCTATATCCCGCGGGTCAAGGCGGCCCTGCAGGCACTCGGCAAGGACCCAAACCGCCTCGATGTCCTGCTCGTGCAGTTTGCGGTGCTTTATCGCGGCGGGGAAAAGGTCCAGATGTCAACGCGCTCGGGAGAATTTGTGACCCTGCGCGCCCTGCGCCGCGAGGTGGGGCGGGATGCCGCCAGGTTCTTTTATGTCATGCGCCGCTGCGAACAGCACCTGGACTTCGATCTCGACCTCGCCAGGTCGCAGTCGGCAGACAACCCCGTCTATTACGTCCAATATGCCCATGCCCGCATCTGCGCCGTGCTGCGCCAAGCGGCAGAGCGCGGGATCGCGGTGGAGCTCAGCCCAGGCGAGCGCCATCTGGAGCTCTTGAGCGAGACGCACGAACAGGCCCTGATGCGCGTCTTGAGCCGCTATCCTGAGGTCGTCGAACAGGCGGCACTCAAGGCCGAGCCCCATCAGCTCACCCAGTACCTGCGCGAGCTTGCCAACGAGTTTCACGCCTATTACAACGCCCATCCGTTCTTGGTCGAGGATGGACGGCTGCGCGATGCCCGCCTGAAGCTGATCCTTGCGATCCGTCAGGTCCTGCGCAACGGCCTGAACCTGCTCGGGGTCTCGGCGCCGGAGAGCATGTGA
- a CDS encoding primosomal protein N' — MSLEPTDPTLDQRQGNSTDSEYSSPILRVAVAGPFFEALDYLPPPGIHRAALRSGLRLLVPLGRRRQVGVLIGFAEASAHPPERLKAIECLLDPAPLFGELDLALLSWAAAYYQQTLGEVLFAALPGPLRKPGPLPEPTRPGVRLTEAGWMLDPKALHRAPRQHALLEILRHAPQGLALSDLKSQIGELGSILRALRAKGLIAEVELPAAPEGPQVFHPAPGPCLTPEQAAAVQEVQASWGRFQAFLLEGVTGSGKTEVYIRLAEAAIARGQQVLLIVPEIALTPQLYSRLQTRLPGPIAVLHSALPERERFNNWLNAARGSARLILGTRSAVLAPIPRLGLILVDEEHDDSFKQQEGLRYSGRDLAVRRAQLLGCPVVLGSATPSLETLRNAELRRYAWLRLTERAGGARPPELALLDIRNQPLAAGLAPRLRAEIATEINAGNQVLLFLNRRGYAPVLTCHSCGWVGECPHCDARLTLHLADHRLWCHHCGWSCPFPERCPACGGLDLRMLGRGTERLEDELSRLFPEAQIARLDRDSTRRRGALERVLDAARRGEVQILLGTQMLAKGHHLPRVTLVGILELDQAFYAPDFRAAERAAQLIVQVAGRAGRAERPGRVVLQTRHPEHPLLQSLLREGYLGFARAALAERAEAALPPFSHLALLRAEGPELEQAMGFLQQARALGERLGAEPASVLLLGPVPAPMERRAGRHRAQLLLQCARRPLLQRFLRDWMPQVRALPCRQGLRWSIDVDPRDLM, encoded by the coding sequence ATGTCGCTTGAACCGACCGACCCTACGCTGGATCAGCGCCAGGGCAATTCAACCGATTCCGAATACAGTAGTCCCATCCTACGGGTTGCAGTCGCAGGGCCATTCTTCGAGGCGCTGGACTATCTGCCGCCGCCCGGGATCCATCGCGCAGCACTCAGATCAGGGCTTCGCCTCCTGGTCCCTCTAGGCCGACGCCGACAGGTTGGGGTCCTCATTGGGTTTGCCGAGGCAAGCGCCCATCCCCCCGAGCGGCTCAAAGCGATTGAATGTCTGCTCGACCCTGCCCCCTTGTTCGGTGAGCTGGACCTTGCGCTCCTAAGCTGGGCCGCGGCCTATTATCAGCAGACGCTCGGTGAGGTCCTATTCGCCGCCCTGCCTGGGCCATTGCGCAAGCCCGGTCCCCTGCCCGAGCCGACTCGGCCGGGGGTGCGGCTGACCGAGGCGGGCTGGATGTTGGACCCCAAGGCCCTCCACCGCGCCCCCCGCCAGCACGCCCTGCTCGAGATCCTACGCCACGCACCCCAGGGTCTGGCGCTCAGCGATCTCAAGTCGCAGATCGGCGAGCTCGGATCGATCCTGCGCGCCCTGCGCGCCAAGGGGCTGATCGCCGAGGTCGAGCTGCCAGCGGCCCCCGAAGGTCCACAGGTGTTTCATCCCGCCCCTGGGCCCTGTCTGACACCTGAACAAGCGGCGGCAGTCCAAGAGGTCCAGGCATCCTGGGGGCGCTTCCAGGCTTTTTTACTCGAAGGGGTGACCGGCAGCGGCAAGACCGAGGTCTATATCCGGCTCGCCGAGGCGGCCATCGCCCGCGGCCAGCAGGTCCTGTTGATCGTTCCCGAGATCGCACTCACCCCTCAGCTGTACTCACGCCTCCAGACCCGTCTGCCAGGGCCAATCGCCGTGCTCCACTCGGCCCTGCCCGAGCGCGAGCGGTTTAACAATTGGCTCAATGCGGCGCGCGGCTCGGCCAGGCTGATCCTCGGCACCCGCTCGGCGGTCTTGGCGCCCATCCCGCGGCTGGGGCTGATATTAGTCGATGAGGAGCACGACGATTCGTTCAAGCAACAAGAAGGGCTGCGCTATTCGGGGCGGGATCTCGCGGTGCGCCGTGCCCAGCTCCTCGGCTGTCCGGTGGTCCTGGGGTCGGCCACGCCCTCGCTCGAGACCCTGCGCAACGCTGAGCTTCGGCGTTATGCCTGGCTGCGCCTGACCGAACGGGCAGGTGGGGCACGCCCGCCTGAGCTTGCCCTGCTCGACATCCGCAATCAGCCGCTCGCCGCTGGGCTGGCCCCCCGCCTGCGCGCCGAGATCGCAACGGAGATCAACGCCGGCAATCAGGTCCTGCTCTTTCTCAATCGCCGCGGCTATGCCCCTGTGTTGACCTGTCATTCCTGCGGCTGGGTGGGCGAGTGCCCGCATTGCGATGCCCGCCTGACACTGCATCTCGCCGACCACCGCCTGTGGTGCCATCACTGCGGTTGGTCATGCCCCTTCCCCGAGCGCTGTCCGGCCTGTGGGGGGTTGGACCTGCGGATGCTCGGCCGCGGGACCGAACGCCTGGAAGACGAGCTTTCCCGACTCTTTCCCGAGGCGCAGATCGCGCGGCTCGATCGCGACAGTACCCGCAGGCGTGGGGCGCTGGAGCGGGTGCTCGATGCCGCCCGCCGCGGCGAGGTGCAGATCCTGCTCGGCACCCAGATGCTGGCCAAGGGTCATCATCTGCCCAGGGTGACCCTGGTCGGGATATTGGAGCTCGATCAGGCGTTCTATGCACCTGACTTTCGCGCGGCGGAACGCGCCGCCCAGTTGATCGTCCAGGTCGCCGGGCGCGCCGGACGTGCCGAGCGCCCAGGGCGTGTGGTGCTCCAGACCAGGCACCCCGAGCACCCCTTGTTGCAATCTCTCCTGCGCGAAGGCTATTTGGGCTTTGCCCGCGCGGCGCTTGCCGAGCGCGCCGAGGCAGCGCTTCCGCCATTCAGCCACCTGGCATTGCTGCGTGCTGAGGGCCCTGAACTCGAGCAGGCCATGGGGTTCTTACAGCAGGCCAGGGCCCTCGGCGAACGGCTTGGGGCCGAGCCCGCATCGGTCTTGCTGCTCGGGCCGGTACCTGCCCCCATGGAACGGCGCGCCGGGCGCCATCGCGCCCAATTGTTGCTCCAATGTGCCAGGCGCCCATTGCTCCAGAGATTCCTGAGGGACTGGATGCCGCAGGTGCGCGCCCTCCCTTGCAGGCAAGGCCTGCGTTGGTCTATCGACGTCGACCCGCGCGATCTGATGTAA
- a CDS encoding HNH endonuclease produces the protein MSLLTQQILRATQSGMPVEWIDYREAARLYVLGQVAYACGDPLFVLRGGINASTRRQSQLQIHSIIATCGSHHNLEQQLRPDYSPPLSNRALFKRDDHICLYCGQRFPARLLSRDHVRPLSKGGQDVWTNVVTACVRCNNHKAGRTPEDAGMELLAVPFTPTHAEYIYLMGRHILADQMVFLRAHFPRSSPLHQRLKKLV, from the coding sequence ATGTCCTTGCTGACCCAACAGATCCTGCGGGCGACTCAGTCAGGGATGCCTGTGGAATGGATCGATTATCGCGAGGCAGCGCGGCTGTATGTCCTTGGCCAGGTCGCCTACGCCTGCGGCGATCCACTATTTGTCCTACGCGGCGGGATCAATGCCAGTACCCGTCGGCAAAGCCAATTGCAGATCCATTCGATCATCGCCACCTGTGGCTCACATCATAACCTCGAACAACAGCTCCGCCCCGATTATTCCCCGCCGCTGTCCAATCGCGCCCTCTTCAAGCGCGATGATCATATCTGTCTCTATTGCGGCCAACGTTTCCCCGCACGCCTGCTCTCGCGCGATCATGTCCGACCCTTGAGCAAAGGGGGGCAGGATGTCTGGACCAATGTGGTCACCGCCTGCGTGCGTTGTAACAACCACAAGGCCGGGCGTACCCCAGAGGACGCGGGCATGGAGCTCCTTGCTGTCCCCTTCACCCCGACCCATGCCGAATACATCTATCTTATGGGGCGCCATATACTGGCCGATCAGATGGTGTTTCTGCGCGCCCACTTTCCCCGATCGAGCCCTTTGCATCAGCGGTTAAAAAAACTAGTATGA
- a CDS encoding fructosamine kinase family protein encodes MTHWEQIAEAIGQATGENFVIEQQRSVGGGCINHAAVIEGNGLRFFVKLNRAQARAMFEAECAGLDELRKADAIRVPRPICTGVAGGESFLAMEYLDLSGRVDGARAGCQLAELHRVTAEQFGWTRDNTIGATPQINTPYRDWASFWRECRLGPQLRLAAANGYGGRLQQTGERLMESLTALLDHRPAPSLLHGDLWGGNIGATPSAEPVIFDPAVYYGDREADLAMTELFGGFDARFYAAYRESWSLDPGYGVRKTLYNLYHILNHLNLFGGGYLLQAQSMIERLLAELS; translated from the coding sequence ATGACCCATTGGGAGCAGATCGCCGAGGCAATCGGCCAGGCCACCGGTGAGAACTTTGTGATCGAGCAGCAGCGCTCTGTCGGCGGCGGATGTATCAACCATGCCGCCGTCATCGAGGGCAACGGGCTTCGGTTCTTTGTCAAGCTCAACCGCGCCCAGGCGCGCGCGATGTTCGAGGCCGAGTGCGCGGGGCTCGATGAGCTGAGAAAGGCAGATGCCATACGGGTACCGCGCCCGATCTGCACCGGGGTGGCAGGTGGTGAGTCCTTTTTGGCGATGGAATATCTAGACCTGAGCGGCAGGGTCGATGGCGCGCGCGCCGGTTGCCAGCTCGCTGAGCTCCATCGTGTCACCGCCGAGCAGTTCGGCTGGACGCGCGACAACACCATCGGTGCCACCCCCCAGATCAATACCCCGTATCGCGATTGGGCGAGCTTCTGGCGGGAGTGCCGCCTGGGGCCTCAGCTTCGGCTTGCCGCCGCCAACGGCTATGGGGGGCGACTCCAGCAGACCGGCGAGCGGCTGATGGAAAGTCTTACGGCCTTGCTCGACCATCGGCCCGCACCCTCGCTCTTACACGGCGATCTATGGGGCGGGAATATCGGCGCGACCCCAAGCGCTGAGCCGGTGATCTTCGACCCGGCGGTCTATTACGGGGATCGGGAGGCGGATCTGGCGATGACCGAGCTCTTCGGCGGTTTCGACGCGAGGTTCTATGCCGCCTATCGCGAGTCCTGGTCGCTCGATCCAGGCTATGGAGTGCGTAAGACCCTCTACAATCTCTACCATATCCTCAATCATCTCAATCTCTTCGGCGGCGGTTATCTCCTCCAGGCACAGTCCATGATCGAGCGCCTGCTCGCCGAGCTCTCTTAG
- a CDS encoding SixA phosphatase family protein: MSRELLLLRHAKSDWDSGAASDFDRPLAKRGKKDAPNVGTWLYHEGLVPDYVISSPTKRARQTAIRVCKRLDFKKGQIVWEPRVYEADVRTLLDVLAKCPRQAGIVLLIGHNPGLEELLLYLVGDEVEPPADGKLLPTATVARLEMPEDWTSLPAGCAHLVSITRPR, translated from the coding sequence ATGTCTCGCGAGCTCTTGTTACTGCGTCACGCCAAATCCGACTGGGATTCTGGCGCGGCGAGCGATTTTGATCGTCCGCTCGCCAAGCGCGGCAAAAAGGACGCCCCCAACGTTGGCACCTGGCTGTATCACGAAGGTCTGGTGCCGGACTATGTCATCAGCTCACCGACCAAGCGCGCCCGTCAGACGGCGATCCGGGTGTGTAAACGGCTTGATTTCAAAAAGGGCCAGATTGTATGGGAGCCGCGAGTCTATGAGGCAGATGTCCGGACCCTGCTAGACGTCTTGGCTAAGTGTCCGCGCCAGGCAGGTATCGTGCTGTTGATCGGCCATAATCCGGGCCTCGAGGAACTGTTGCTGTATCTGGTTGGCGACGAGGTCGAACCCCCTGCCGATGGAAAGCTTCTGCCAACGGCAACAGTCGCTCGTCTTGAGATGCCCGAAGATTGGACAAGCCTGCCTGCGGGCTGCGCCCACCTGGTCTCGATCACCCGCCCGCGTTGA
- a CDS encoding NnrU family protein, translated as MALLTLILGLALFLGTHSIPMARPELRARLIERLGVMGWQGIYSLISLIGFILIVHGYGAARLHSIPLYLPPVWLKHIALLLMLPVFPLLFAAYLPGRIQSTVKHPMLAAIKLWGAAHLLANGMLADVLLFGSFMLWAVADRLSFRRREPILVRGAPPGPANDGIAIIGGLALYLAFIFWLHRALIGVAPIA; from the coding sequence ATGGCACTCTTGACCCTGATCCTTGGACTTGCACTCTTTCTCGGTACCCATTCTATCCCCATGGCTAGGCCCGAGCTGCGGGCGAGACTGATCGAACGGCTGGGGGTCATGGGTTGGCAGGGGATCTATAGCCTGATCTCACTGATCGGATTTATCCTGATCGTTCATGGCTATGGCGCAGCGCGCCTGCACTCCATCCCGCTCTATCTCCCCCCGGTCTGGCTGAAACATATCGCCTTGTTGTTGATGCTGCCGGTCTTTCCCCTCCTGTTTGCGGCCTATCTTCCAGGCCGGATTCAGAGCACGGTCAAGCATCCGATGCTGGCGGCGATCAAGCTCTGGGGAGCTGCCCATCTCTTGGCCAACGGGATGCTTGCAGATGTCTTGCTCTTTGGGTCGTTCATGCTCTGGGCGGTGGCCGATCGCTTGTCGTTTCGCCGCCGCGAGCCGATCCTGGTGCGCGGCGCCCCGCCGGGTCCGGCCAACGACGGCATCGCCATCATCGGGGGGCTGGCGCTCTATCTGGCCTTTATCTTTTGGCTCCATCGCGCCCTGATCGGGGTAGCGCCGATCGCCTGA